Below is a genomic region from Prosthecochloris marina.
CTTACAAAAGGACAAACCGCGCGGATCAAAAAAATCTCGTGCTCCGGTTCTCTCAAATCAAAATTGATCGACATGGGCGTTCTCAAAGGAGAAAGAGTTCAGATTGTACGCATTGCGCCCCTTGGAGACCCCGTCGAAGTCCTGATCAAGCAATACAAACTTTCATTACGCAAAAAAGACATCGAGGGAATAATCGTCGAGGAGGTGCAATAATGCCCGACACCATGATAGTGAATGAACAAACCACGCCAAACCAAAAGAACATACGAAAGGCAACGATTGCACTCGCCGGTAACCCGAACTGCGGAAAAACGACACTGTTCAACGCCCTGACCGGCCTGAACCAGAAAACCGGCAACTGGCCCGGTGTAACCGTTGACCGTAAGACAGGAACATACACTCATGAAGATCTCGAAATAGAGCTGGTCGATCTACCGGGAGTGTACTCCATTACAGCATCGTCAGTTGATGAGGAAATTGCAAGAGAATATATACTGTCAAAAGAGGCAAAACTGATCATCAACATCGTCGATGCTTCGAACTTGGAACGGAATCTCTACCTCACAAGCCGTTTGCTTGAAATGAACGTTCCGGTACTGATAGCCTTGAATATGATGGATGTTGCCAACGAACGGGGCCTTGAGATCGACATCCATGCTCTTGAATCGAGACTCGGCTGCCGAATCATTCCCGTCATTGCATCGAAAAACAAGGGAATCCCTGCTCTCAAAATAGCTATTTACCAGGAAATCGACCGCCATAAAGAGTACCGTTCGCCGGCACAATACCCTCGAAACCTCAGTACCGCAATTGAAACTTTCGCCGAAAAACTTCGTACCAACGGCAGGCAAACGGACGCTGATCCTCAATGGATGGCGGTTAAGCTTCTCGAAGGAGACCTGCCTCTGGAAAAGCTTGTCGACAATGAATTGCAAAATGAAATTTCACAGTCAAGGCAGAAGCTCTCTCTAGAACTCGATGAAGACATCGACATTATCGTGGCCGATAGTCATTACCGCCAAATCAGTACAATAGTCAACGAAGTGGTCCGGAGAAAACTGGAAGTTTCGGAAACCGTTTCGGACAAAATTGACAAAGTTGTTTTGAGCCGCCTCTGGGGTATTCCGATCTTTCTGGCAGCAATGTACACTATGTTCATGTTCACCATTAATCTTGGCGGTGCTTTTATCGATTTTTTCGACATGTTCGCAGGGACTATTTTCGTCGATGGCCTCAGCGCACTGCTCGAACCGCTTGAAACCCCACAATGGTTGCTCACCATCCTGGCTTCAGGGCTTGGCGGCAGTATTCAAACCATGGCGACATTCATCCCTCCCATCGGATTTATGTTCCTCTTCCTTTCTTTTCTCGAAGATTCGGGCTACATGGCCAGAGCGGCATTTGTCATGGACCGGGGAATGCGTTTTCTTGGTCTGCCTGGAAAGGCATTCATCCCCCTCTTGGTAGGGTTTGGCTGTAATGTCCCGGCTATCATGGGTACCCGGACCATTGAAAACCAGAGAGACCGCCTGATGACAATCATGATGAATCCCTTCATGTCCTGCGGCGCGAGACTTCCTGTCTACGCTCTTTTCGCTGCAGCGTTTTTTCCGGTAGGAGGACAGAACATTGTATTCCTGCTTTATCTGATAGGGATTGCGTTTGCCGTGCTGACCGCTCTGGTTTTGAAAAATACTCTTTTGAAAGGCGAAACAAGTCATTTTCTTATGGAACTCCCCCCATACCATTTCCCTACCGTGAAAGGTGTTCTGCTGAGAACCTGGGACCGCCTGAAATCATTCCTGGTTCGTGCAGGAAAAGTGCTTGTCCCGGTCATCGTCGTGTTGAGCTTTCTCAATTCACTGGGAACGGATGGTTCATTTGGCAACGAGGATACTGAAAATTCAGTGCTTTCGTCAATCAGCAAAACAATATCGCCAGTATTCGCCCCGATGGGGGTCACTGAAGACAACTGGCCGGCTACCGTCGGTATTTTCACCGGCATTTTCGCCAAGGAAGCGGTTGTGGGTACGCTTGACGCTTTATATGCCCAGATAGGAAGCGACGGAGAGAAGAGTGATGAGGAAAATGAAGAGTTCGACTTCTGGGCCGGTATCAACGAATCTTTTGCGACAATACCGGCAAATCTCGGGGACCTGGCAGATACCGTACTCGACCCGCTGGGAATCTCTATCGGAGATGTTTCCGACATGGAAACAGCAGCTGAAGAACAAGAGGTCGAAGCCTCTATCTTCGGATCGATGGTCAACTTGTTCGACGGCAAAGTCGGTGCGTTCGCCTACCTGCTTTTTGTTCTCCTCTACTTTCCCTGTGTCGCGGCGATCGCAGCGGTATATCGTGAAACAAACCTTGGATGGACAATTTTTGTTGGGCTATGGACTACCGGCCTGGCATATATTGCAGCTGTGATTTTTTATCAACTCGGCACTTTTTCCGTAAACCCTGCAGGATCGTTGCTCTGGACATTCTCCATGCTTTCTATCTTCGTTGTTGCAGTTGTAATTATGTGGTTGAAAGGTAGACGGAGAGAAGAAGCATAAACCGTTCAAAAAGCGGGAGTATCACAAGGGTGCTCCCGTCATGCCAATCAAACCAGTATCATTCATGTCTCTTCTTGAACTGAAAGAATACTTGCAAAACAGGGGTATCGTCTCGATCAACGATCTCAGTGTCCATTACAATGCTTCACCTGAGACACTTGAGCCGATGCTCGAGCACTGGATCCGCAAAGGCAAGCTCCGTAAGGAAACACCCGACAGTTCATGCGGAAACAAAAAAAGCAGTTGCTCCTGCTGCACAGGCAATGATGTATGGTATCAGTGGATACAGTAGACCTTCAAACATCTGTATAGGCACCTCTCTTAATCCATTCCTCGATTCTATCACTTCTTTGAGTGGATTGAGAGGTGTTGCCGTGAGACAAAGAGCTGCTCAGACATTCCAGCCTTCAGGCTCCTGTCATAAATACTTACAACACATCACAGCCCCAAATGTGTAAGATCTTGCGGAAAAACACATCCCGATTTCTACCATCCTACATGTTTTCAATCTCTTAATTTGTTTATTTTTATTTTGTCTAAATAAAAAAAATAGACAAATTACGACCGCCATTGATATGCATGCATGCGCTTCATAGG
It encodes:
- a CDS encoding FeoA family protein — translated: MKLSELTKGQTARIKKISCSGSLKSKLIDMGVLKGERVQIVRIAPLGDPVEVLIKQYKLSLRKKDIEGIIVEEVQ
- the feoB gene encoding Fe(2+) transporter permease subunit FeoB; this encodes MPDTMIVNEQTTPNQKNIRKATIALAGNPNCGKTTLFNALTGLNQKTGNWPGVTVDRKTGTYTHEDLEIELVDLPGVYSITASSVDEEIAREYILSKEAKLIINIVDASNLERNLYLTSRLLEMNVPVLIALNMMDVANERGLEIDIHALESRLGCRIIPVIASKNKGIPALKIAIYQEIDRHKEYRSPAQYPRNLSTAIETFAEKLRTNGRQTDADPQWMAVKLLEGDLPLEKLVDNELQNEISQSRQKLSLELDEDIDIIVADSHYRQISTIVNEVVRRKLEVSETVSDKIDKVVLSRLWGIPIFLAAMYTMFMFTINLGGAFIDFFDMFAGTIFVDGLSALLEPLETPQWLLTILASGLGGSIQTMATFIPPIGFMFLFLSFLEDSGYMARAAFVMDRGMRFLGLPGKAFIPLLVGFGCNVPAIMGTRTIENQRDRLMTIMMNPFMSCGARLPVYALFAAAFFPVGGQNIVFLLYLIGIAFAVLTALVLKNTLLKGETSHFLMELPPYHFPTVKGVLLRTWDRLKSFLVRAGKVLVPVIVVLSFLNSLGTDGSFGNEDTENSVLSSISKTISPVFAPMGVTEDNWPATVGIFTGIFAKEAVVGTLDALYAQIGSDGEKSDEENEEFDFWAGINESFATIPANLGDLADTVLDPLGISIGDVSDMETAAEEQEVEASIFGSMVNLFDGKVGAFAYLLFVLLYFPCVAAIAAVYRETNLGWTIFVGLWTTGLAYIAAVIFYQLGTFSVNPAGSLLWTFSMLSIFVVAVVIMWLKGRRREEA
- a CDS encoding FeoC-like transcriptional regulator, whose amino-acid sequence is MPIKPVSFMSLLELKEYLQNRGIVSINDLSVHYNASPETLEPMLEHWIRKGKLRKETPDSSCGNKKSSCSCCTGNDVWYQWIQ